A region of Paenibacillus thiaminolyticus DNA encodes the following proteins:
- a CDS encoding thiamine pyrophosphate-dependent dehydrogenase E1 component subunit alpha: MNKAEIGQVKNRHQALGLSDQQVLEMYQHMVLARKVDERMWILNRAGKIPFLVSCQGHEAAQVGAAYALDRTKDFLCPYYRDMGMAIVFGMTAKELMLSAFARAGDPNSGGRQMPGHYGSKRLNILSGSSVVSSQVPHGVGIALSGRMQGENLVVLTAFGDGGSNQGEFHEAANFAGVHKLPVIFLCENNKYAISVPFSKQAACDSIADRAKGYGFPGISVDGNDPLEVYKVTTEAADRARRGEGPTLIEAVVYRLVPHSSDDDDRTYRSREEVEEARKKDPLVTFSNYLKDAGLLDESREKEIHDRMLREVDEATDYAEIAPDSAPEDALKHVYAE, encoded by the coding sequence ATGAATAAAGCCGAAATTGGTCAAGTTAAGAACCGGCATCAAGCACTAGGTTTATCGGATCAGCAGGTTCTTGAAATGTATCAGCATATGGTGTTGGCGCGCAAAGTAGATGAACGAATGTGGATTCTAAATCGTGCGGGAAAGATCCCTTTTCTCGTATCCTGCCAAGGTCATGAAGCAGCACAAGTAGGAGCGGCTTATGCGTTGGATCGAACGAAAGATTTTCTTTGTCCGTATTACCGGGACATGGGTATGGCCATCGTGTTCGGGATGACGGCGAAGGAATTGATGCTGTCCGCCTTTGCCAGGGCGGGAGATCCAAACAGTGGCGGACGCCAAATGCCAGGGCATTACGGGAGCAAAAGACTGAATATTCTTTCGGGCTCCAGCGTCGTATCGAGTCAAGTTCCGCATGGTGTTGGAATCGCTTTATCTGGAAGAATGCAGGGGGAAAATCTTGTCGTGTTAACGGCCTTTGGGGACGGGGGCAGCAATCAAGGGGAGTTCCACGAAGCGGCGAACTTTGCGGGGGTGCACAAGCTTCCAGTCATTTTCTTGTGCGAGAATAACAAGTATGCCATTTCTGTCCCCTTTTCTAAGCAGGCGGCTTGTGACAGTATCGCGGATCGGGCAAAAGGTTATGGGTTTCCCGGCATCAGTGTGGATGGCAATGATCCCTTGGAAGTATATAAGGTCACGACAGAGGCGGCCGATCGGGCAAGAAGAGGAGAAGGGCCAACGCTTATCGAGGCGGTCGTCTATCGTTTAGTCCCTCATTCCAGCGACGACGATGATCGAACCTACCGTTCCCGGGAAGAAGTGGAAGAAGCCAGGAAGAAGGATCCGCTAGTAACCTTCAGCAATTATCTGAAAGATGCGGGGCTATTAGATGAATCGAGAGAGAAGGAAATCCATGACCGGATGCTCAGGGAGGTCGATGAGGCCACGGACTATGCGGAGATTGCCCCGGATTCGGCTCCGGAAGATGCCCTTAAGCACGTGTATGCAGAATAG
- a CDS encoding NAD(P)/FAD-dependent oxidoreductase: protein MKKVIVIGAGILGAATAYQLAKMGADVLIIDRKDTGQATDAAAGIICPWLSQRRNQAWYRLATAGARFYPELIQELTSEGETETGYAQVGALCIHDDMEKISKIEERAQLRKAGAPEIGDITRLNEQATQEMFPLLAEGYHSVHISGAARIDGRALRDALIRSAQRKGAVLIEGDAALHYQANRVTGAAVGAESFPSDEVIVCAGAWANQLLQPVGIHFKVSYQKAQIMHLQVPGRLDTGTWPVVMPPSDQYLLAFDAQKIVMGATHEDDIEGYDTRVTAGGIQEILNKGLGLAPGLANSTVQEVRVGFRPFTPGFLPVIGAVPGWDGLIAANGLGASGLTMGPFIGLQLAKLALGMDLDIDIHDYDIRTAMDEC, encoded by the coding sequence ATGAAGAAAGTCATCGTAATCGGGGCAGGGATTCTTGGGGCAGCGACAGCTTATCAGTTGGCCAAAATGGGTGCGGATGTCCTTATCATAGACCGCAAAGATACAGGGCAGGCCACGGATGCCGCGGCCGGCATTATCTGCCCCTGGCTCTCGCAGCGGCGCAATCAGGCTTGGTACCGGCTGGCTACAGCGGGCGCACGTTTTTACCCCGAATTGATTCAAGAACTGACCAGCGAGGGCGAGACAGAAACCGGCTATGCTCAAGTTGGCGCACTTTGTATTCATGACGATATGGAGAAAATCAGCAAGATTGAGGAGCGGGCACAGTTGCGAAAGGCGGGTGCGCCGGAAATCGGTGACATTACCCGGCTGAATGAACAAGCAACCCAGGAGATGTTTCCTCTGTTGGCGGAAGGGTATCATTCAGTACATATTAGCGGGGCAGCCCGTATCGATGGCCGTGCGCTGCGCGATGCGCTGATCCGATCGGCACAAAGAAAGGGAGCCGTCCTGATCGAGGGGGATGCTGCGCTTCACTATCAAGCGAACCGTGTAACCGGAGCAGCTGTCGGAGCTGAAAGCTTCCCGTCTGACGAGGTGATCGTGTGTGCAGGGGCGTGGGCCAATCAACTGCTGCAGCCTGTAGGCATTCACTTTAAGGTAAGTTATCAAAAAGCGCAGATCATGCATTTGCAGGTTCCGGGTAGATTAGACACGGGGACGTGGCCTGTGGTGATGCCGCCGTCTGATCAATATCTGCTTGCTTTTGACGCACAAAAGATCGTGATGGGCGCGACGCACGAAGATGACATCGAAGGTTACGATACAAGGGTAACCGCAGGCGGAATCCAGGAAATCCTGAATAAAGGGTTGGGATTGGCGCCGGGCTTAGCCAACAGCACGGTTCAAGAGGTAAGAGTCGGTTTTCGTCCTTTTACGCCCGGCTTTCTTCCGGTGATAGGGGCTGTTCCTGGCTGGGATGGCCTGATCGCGGCCAACGGACTTGGAGCGTCCGGATTGACGATGGGCCCATTTATTGGATTGCAGCTCGCAAAGCTGGCATTGGGAATGGATCTGGATATTGATATCCATGATTATGATATTCGTACAGCAATGGATGAATGCTAG
- a CDS encoding XRE family transcriptional regulator codes for MAQVLSIGELIQSYRHNRDMTLSQLAQLTGIHKGTISKIEIGDVKRPEYKTIRPLADTLQIPLETLVELHITVEKRADTLLFVLQDVIQHSGTAELVTKVGRKFLESPSDDSHALVERLYDFAGHVENKEIKLALYQVIVDYSRDHGIMPFLARGLFQVYLIERDDFTRMRDTYDSYKHIIMYADFLSAEDRITFYYKLGIHAYNLFLYPKSIELALQLIQEAKPDNKYYAHALGILREAYFRIGHYEKSEYYNHLYSQYDGPYIKENVLLTNALLNAKRGKTDIAELQLTSILETCDQSIALSALNQLMDIYLQERRLFEAEKTLSYPIDPQQINHNNPNLISQLAEYYYHRAEYFITVCDIQKGVSDLQKSAWYFSKVNDIDNEKECITKIDNLHATLLAKVKELKQKLIHIANQKGKLTDDEVVQISQQLDIYILELQKYEVKVSSRHRLSYNSTR; via the coding sequence GTGGCACAAGTATTGTCCATTGGGGAATTAATACAAAGCTACAGACACAATAGGGACATGACTTTATCTCAATTAGCTCAATTGACAGGCATACATAAAGGTACGATATCAAAAATCGAAATCGGGGACGTTAAAAGGCCGGAATATAAGACCATCCGTCCGCTTGCAGACACATTGCAGATACCGTTAGAGACTTTGGTCGAACTGCACATCACTGTGGAAAAGAGAGCAGACACCCTCCTCTTCGTGTTGCAGGACGTGATTCAGCATTCCGGTACTGCCGAGTTGGTGACCAAAGTAGGGAGAAAATTTTTAGAATCCCCCAGTGACGATAGTCACGCCTTAGTGGAAAGGCTTTATGACTTCGCGGGCCACGTGGAAAATAAGGAGATTAAATTAGCCCTGTACCAAGTCATTGTTGACTATTCTCGCGACCATGGAATCATGCCTTTTTTGGCTAGAGGGTTATTCCAGGTGTATCTTATCGAGCGAGACGACTTTACTCGGATGCGGGATACATACGATAGTTACAAGCATATCATAATGTATGCAGATTTTTTGAGTGCGGAAGACCGCATTACGTTCTACTACAAGCTGGGTATTCACGCTTATAATTTATTTCTGTATCCGAAGAGCATCGAGCTTGCCCTTCAATTGATTCAGGAAGCTAAGCCTGACAATAAGTACTACGCTCACGCTCTTGGTATATTAAGGGAGGCATACTTTCGTATTGGGCATTACGAAAAAAGTGAATATTACAATCATCTCTACTCGCAATATGATGGCCCTTACATCAAAGAAAATGTTCTACTAACGAACGCATTGCTTAATGCAAAAAGGGGAAAGACAGATATAGCAGAACTCCAGCTTACCTCAATTTTGGAAACATGCGATCAGAGTATAGCTCTGTCAGCTTTGAATCAATTAATGGATATCTATCTGCAAGAACGCCGACTGTTTGAAGCTGAAAAAACTCTTTCTTACCCTATCGACCCCCAACAGATCAACCATAACAATCCCAACCTGATTTCACAACTGGCTGAATATTATTATCATAGAGCCGAATATTTTATTACAGTTTGCGACATCCAAAAAGGAGTATCAGATCTACAAAAAAGTGCATGGTACTTCTCTAAGGTTAATGATATTGACAATGAAAAAGAATGCATAACAAAAATAGATAATTTACATGCTACACTGTTAGCCAAAGTCAAGGAACTTAAACAAAAATTAATCCACATTGCTAATCAAAAAGGCAAACTTACCGATGACGAAGTCGTTCAGATTAGCCAACAGTTAGATATTTACATACTTGAACTGCAAAAGTACGAAGTTAAAGTGAGTAGTAGACACAGATTGTCCTATAATAGCACAAGGTGA
- a CDS encoding nuclear transport factor 2 family protein: MSNQPNNLDIIRVTYNGPEHLLAALSDRTEWTEAAGYPYGGTYYGVDSIKANVFERLGTEWDGFTATVHTYHEVKDKEIVIAEGIYTGVYKATGTSIRADFVHIWELESGKIVRFKQYVDSHIVVQAMTSE; this comes from the coding sequence ATGTCTAATCAACCGAACAATCTTGATATTATTCGCGTTACCTATAACGGGCCCGAGCATTTGCTGGCCGCTCTGAGCGACCGTACGGAGTGGACCGAGGCCGCAGGGTATCCCTATGGGGGCACTTACTATGGCGTGGACAGCATCAAGGCGAATGTATTCGAACGCCTCGGTACGGAATGGGATGGCTTTACGGCCACCGTGCATACGTATCATGAGGTGAAGGACAAGGAAATCGTCATTGCGGAAGGCATCTATACCGGCGTCTATAAGGCTACGGGGACATCCATCCGCGCTGACTTCGTCCATATATGGGAGCTGGAGAGCGGGAAGATCGTGAGGTTCAAGCAATACGTAGACAGCCACATCGTCGTTCAAGCGATGACATCGGAATAA
- a CDS encoding nitroreductase family protein → MTTAATLQDAIINRRSIRKVKKNAAITSERIADILKTSLHAPSSFNMQSGRMAVLMDGEHEKLWDIVKETLRPRVPAENFEATAQRLQGFRDGAGTILFFEDQATIQRMQENAPSYKEQFPFWSHQGSAMLQYAVWMSLEADGIGASLQHYNPIIDEEVKRAWGIPQEWSLIAQMPFGEPDEQPGERSFLPFEDVVKFHQ, encoded by the coding sequence ATGACAACAGCTGCAACGTTACAAGATGCTATTATCAACCGCCGTTCTATCCGCAAAGTGAAGAAAAATGCCGCGATCACTTCGGAGCGCATCGCTGACATTTTGAAGACATCGCTGCATGCTCCGTCCTCGTTCAATATGCAAAGCGGGCGCATGGCCGTCCTGATGGACGGCGAGCATGAGAAATTGTGGGATATCGTCAAGGAGACGCTTCGTCCCCGCGTTCCGGCCGAGAATTTTGAAGCAACGGCGCAAAGACTGCAGGGCTTCCGCGATGGTGCAGGAACAATCTTGTTCTTCGAGGATCAAGCTACGATTCAGCGCATGCAGGAAAATGCGCCTAGCTACAAGGAGCAATTCCCATTCTGGTCCCATCAAGGCAGCGCCATGCTGCAATATGCGGTATGGATGTCGTTGGAGGCCGACGGTATCGGTGCCTCCCTGCAGCATTACAACCCGATTATCGATGAAGAAGTGAAGCGCGCTTGGGGGATTCCGCAAGAATGGAGCTTGATCGCGCAAATGCCATTCGGCGAGCCGGACGAACAGCCGGGCGAGCGCAGCTTCCTGCCGTTCGAAGATGTCGTGAAGTTCCATCAATAA
- a CDS encoding DsbA family oxidoreductase, translated as MTVKIKAYSDFICPFCYLGKGPLDEIVKEKDVEVEWMPFELRPAPYPKIDPWNEPDKLGSWDAFILPTAEKLGLEMRLPRVSPHPYTYVAFEGYQFAKDQGKGNAYMNRVFAAFFREEQNIEDIDVLTKLAGEVELDTDAFREALVSRQYREAHQEAIKHAYEEARISAVPTFIIGDQVIQGLASKERLAQAIEREAAKQPAQFSEGLQCNLDEHC; from the coding sequence ATGACGGTGAAAATCAAAGCTTATTCCGATTTTATATGTCCATTTTGTTATCTGGGAAAAGGCCCGTTGGATGAAATCGTGAAAGAGAAGGATGTCGAGGTAGAGTGGATGCCATTCGAGCTGCGCCCGGCGCCTTATCCCAAGATCGATCCTTGGAACGAGCCGGATAAGCTGGGCTCATGGGATGCCTTTATTTTGCCGACCGCAGAGAAGCTTGGGCTTGAAATGCGCTTGCCTCGCGTGTCTCCGCATCCGTATACTTACGTGGCATTTGAAGGATACCAATTTGCGAAAGACCAGGGGAAAGGCAACGCCTATATGAATCGCGTGTTCGCGGCCTTTTTCCGGGAGGAGCAAAACATTGAAGATATCGATGTGCTGACGAAGCTGGCAGGGGAAGTGGAGTTGGACACCGACGCATTCCGCGAGGCTCTCGTCTCCCGCCAATACCGTGAAGCTCACCAGGAAGCGATCAAGCATGCCTATGAGGAAGCCCGAATTTCGGCCGTGCCGACCTTCATTATCGGCGACCAAGTCATTCAAGGGCTCGCCAGCAAGGAGCGATTGGCTCAAGCCATTGAGCGGGAAGCAGCGAAGCAGCCGGCACAATTCAGCGAGGGGTTGCAATGCAATCTAGATGAACATTGTTAA
- a CDS encoding DoxX family protein produces the protein MMIDFLRRNVWASVLLLVIRIYVGYTWISAGIHKLFAGGFDASGFLKSAVAKAGGESPVVQGWWASFLEHVALPHANMFSLMVQWGELLVGIGLILGVLTRTSAFFGIMMNTAFLLSGSISINPVMMLLTMFILVAYTNAGRFGLDRYLLSKLKPARSQSPHSAAPSA, from the coding sequence TTGATGATCGACTTTTTAAGGAGGAACGTGTGGGCTTCCGTGCTGCTTTTGGTAATCCGCATATATGTGGGCTACACCTGGATATCGGCCGGCATTCACAAACTATTCGCCGGAGGCTTTGATGCGAGCGGATTTTTGAAGAGCGCCGTGGCCAAAGCCGGCGGAGAAAGCCCCGTCGTCCAAGGCTGGTGGGCGTCGTTCCTGGAGCATGTTGCGCTCCCCCATGCCAATATGTTCAGCCTCATGGTGCAATGGGGAGAGCTTCTCGTTGGCATCGGACTCATCCTGGGCGTTCTGACGCGAACCTCAGCATTCTTCGGTATCATGATGAATACGGCGTTTTTGCTAAGCGGTTCCATCAGTATCAACCCGGTCATGATGCTCCTAACCATGTTCATCCTGGTCGCCTATACGAACGCCGGCCGCTTCGGTCTTGATCGCTACTTGCTCAGCAAGCTCAAGCCGGCTCGAAGCCAATCACCTCATAGCGCCGCACCATCGGCATAA